Genomic segment of Vibrio celticus:
TCTGGAATATCGGTTTCAATCTGAACCTCGTAGCCACCCTCAGAGCTTGATACTTCACGAGCAATATCATCGACAAATACCTCTTGGAATGAATTTCGATCAACGGGTTTTAAATAATCCATAAACTGACTGATGATCTCGTTACACTCTTCAGTATCACTGATGATCCCGTCGGCTAAGTAGGCTTCCTCTGGTGACATCATCTCAGTCGCTAAGCGAATACGCGTTAACGGAGTACGTAAATCATGGCTGATACCTGCCATCAACAAGGCGCGGTCTTCCTCTAGCTCTTGGATGCCTTTAGACATCTGGTTAAAGGCTCGAGTTACCGAGCGAATCTCTTGTGCGCCTTGAACTGGCAATGGCGGTGGAATATCACCTCGCCCGACACCTTGCGCCGCTTTCTCTAGCGCTATCAACGGACGGTTTTGCAATCGGATAAACAGCCAACCACCTGCGACAATCAACAGCGCCATGATCAGACTGTTACGAAACAGTGGTGCAAAATCCTCTTCTTGCAGCTCTGATAACGGAATACGAATTAAAGAGTTGGGTAACTGCGCAATGTCCATCCACAGCACATAGCTCTCTTTACCCAAGATCAGCCGCACTTCAGTTTCAGAACCCAGCTCCTTGGTCATCTCCTCACTCATCAGGTCGATTGCTACTGCATGGTAATACTCACCCGCGGCTTCGCTGTTTTTCGCGTGAACAGTTACCCCTAGCTGCTCAAGTACACGCTGACGTAGTGGCGCATCAATCTCGATATCACTGCCTTGGTCCAATACCAGGTTTAGCTCGTGTGCCAGAATCTTATTAAACTGCTGCAAACTTGGCATCAACGCATAGTTAAAAACCGCGTAATAAGAAAAAATTTGGCTAGCGACCAATAGCGTTAAGAAAAGCACTATCGACTGAGTAAAGGAGCTACGTATACGCATGGGGTACCCGAGATGTAGAAAGATAAAGAAAGTGTTATATGACTATAACTCTAAAACATTGTGCTGAATAGAAAACGGGCCATCGCATATTAATGAGATGACCCGTAAGATTCACAGAATCGATAAAGCTGCTGTAGAGCTTATTAAGCTGAATTACACAGCTTTGCCATCTGGAACGAATACATAACCCAAGCCCCACACCGTTTGGATGTAGCGAGGTTTGCTTGGATCTTCTTCAACTAGACGACGCAGACGTGAAATCTGAACATCGATAGAACGTTCCATTGCTGAATACTCACGGCCACGAGCCATGTTCATCAGCTTATCGCGAGACATTGGCTCACGAGCATTCGTTACCAATGACTTAAGTACCGCAAATTCACCCGAAGTAAGAGGCATTGGCTCTTCACCGCGGAACATTTCGCGAGTACCTAGGTTCAAACGGAATTCACCAAATTCAACCACAGACTCTTCTGTACTTGGTGCGCCCGGCGCTTCAATGACTTGGCGACGCAGTACCGCTTTAATACGAGCAAGCAGTTCACGTGGGTTAAATGGTTTTGGCAGGTAATCATCAGCACCCACTTCCAAGCCCACAATGCGATCCACTTCATCACCCTTTGCTGTAAGCATCAGGATTGGTAGCGAGTTGTTTGCGTTTCGTAAACGACGACAGATCGATAGACCATCTTCGCCCGGCAACATTAAATCCAATACCATCAAGTGAAAATTTTCACGGGTTAACAGGCGGTCCATCTGCTCACTGTTTGCCACGCTACGCACTTGAAAGCCCTGCTCTGACAGATAGCGCTCTAACAGTGCACGTAAACGAGCATCGTCATCGACCACTAAAATTTTGTAGTTTTCTTGCATGTAATGGTTCCACCTATTAAAGCTTAAACCTAAGGTTAAGCATTCTTGGTAAATTGTATAAGACATTAAAAATGTAACATTATTGGAGAAAAAGTCGCC
This window contains:
- the ompR gene encoding osmolarity response regulator transcription factor OmpR, with protein sequence MQENYKILVVDDDARLRALLERYLSEQGFQVRSVANSEQMDRLLTRENFHLMVLDLMLPGEDGLSICRRLRNANNSLPILMLTAKGDEVDRIVGLEVGADDYLPKPFNPRELLARIKAVLRRQVIEAPGAPSTEESVVEFGEFRLNLGTREMFRGEEPMPLTSGEFAVLKSLVTNAREPMSRDKLMNMARGREYSAMERSIDVQISRLRRLVEEDPSKPRYIQTVWGLGYVFVPDGKAV
- the envZ gene encoding two-component system sensor histidine kinase EnvZ; translation: MRIRSSFTQSIVLFLTLLVASQIFSYYAVFNYALMPSLQQFNKILAHELNLVLDQGSDIEIDAPLRQRVLEQLGVTVHAKNSEAAGEYYHAVAIDLMSEEMTKELGSETEVRLILGKESYVLWMDIAQLPNSLIRIPLSELQEEDFAPLFRNSLIMALLIVAGGWLFIRLQNRPLIALEKAAQGVGRGDIPPPLPVQGAQEIRSVTRAFNQMSKGIQELEEDRALLMAGISHDLRTPLTRIRLATEMMSPEEAYLADGIISDTEECNEIISQFMDYLKPVDRNSFQEVFVDDIAREVSSSEGGYEVQIETDIPESMKPALGNPIAMKRAVSNLVVNALRYGNGWVKVSTGMTADNKLAWVTVEDNGPGIPQDQVGKLFEPFTRGDTARGSEGTGLGLAIVKRIVSQHQGAVVVNNRSEGGLKAQISFPVKP